The sequence AGCCATGCACGCAGGCGGGTCATCAGCTTGCGCCAGTTCATCATGTGCTCGAAGGTCTCGACCGAGACGATGCGGTCGAACTGGCCCTCGGGTGCGAACACGTTCATGTCGGCCGTGACGACGCGCAGGTTCAGAAGCCCGCGCCGCCGCGCCTCCTCCTCGACATAGGCGCGCTGCGCCTGCGAGGCCGACACCGCCGTCACCTTCGTGTGCGGAAACTGCCGGGCCATCCACAGCGACAGCGAGCCCCAGCCGCAGCCGAGCTCGAGGATGGTCTGCCCGTCGGCGAGACCGGCATGCTCGACCGTCTGGCGCAGGGCCTCCTCCTCCGCCTCCTGCAAGGTGGTCGCATCGGTCTTGTAGAAGCAGCAGGAATATTTGCGGTTGGGGCCGAGCACCTGCGCGAAGAACGAAGCTGGCACCTCGTCAAGGCGGCCGCTCGCGGCATCCGCGTCTTCGCTGATCGGGCGCAGCATCATCCGCCCGGCGAAGGCGGCATCGTCGGCCGCCCCCAGCGCCGACAGGCGCGTCGCCGTGCGCGAGCACAGGCGCTGGATCGCGGCGCGGATCACCACGTCGGGTAACGGCACACGTTCGGCAGTCCCGATGATCGCGGAAACGACGCTCATGCGGCCCCCGAATGGCGAGCTTTTGCAGACACCTGTCTAACAAAGCACGGCTTCCGGCCCGGGTTCCCCCAGCTCTCCCCGAAATCGGCGCATCCGGCGCTTTTTTTGGGCCGGCGCTGTGCCATAGTGCGCGCGCAAGCAAGCTTCGTAACGGATGATACCTGCCATGCCGTCTGGCACTTCCCGCTCCATGGATATCGAGTACACCAAACTGTCCTCGCCCAGCGTCTTCCTGGTGCGGATGCTGGTCTTCCTGGTGCTGTGCGCGCTGGTGGGCGTGGTGCTCTACAAGCAGATCATCCAGGCCTTCTTCGCCAATCCCGGACTGAACGCCCTGATCGGCGGCGTGCTGTTCATCGGCATCATCCTGGCCTTCCGCCAGGTGATCCGACTCTACCCTGAAGTGTCCTGGGTCAACAATTTCCGCATCGCCGATCCCGGCCTCGCGCCGTCCCGGCATCCGAAGCTCTTGGCGCCGATGGCGGCGATCCTCGGCGGCGAGCGCTCGGGGCGGATGACCATCACCCAGACCACCATGCGGCACCTGCTCGATTCGATCGCGACGCGCCTGGACGAAGCCCGCGACATCTCCCGCTACATGACCGGCCTTTTGGTCTTCCTGGGCCTGCTCGGCACGTTCTGGGGCCTGATCGAGACGGTCGGCTCGGTCGGCAAGGTGATCGACGGGCTCAAGGTCGGGGGCGATTCCGGCGCGCTGTTCGACACGCTCAAGGAGGGCCTCGCCGCCCCGCTCAGCGGCATGGGCATCTCGTTCTCGAGCTCCCTGTTCGGCCTCGCCGGCTCGCTGATCCTCGGCTTTCTCGACCTGCAATCGAGCCAGGCCCAGAACCGCTTCTACACCGACCTGGAAGACTGGCTCGCCACCACCGTGCGCGAATATGGCAGCGGCGAGCTGGCGGTCGCCCCCGCCGTCGCCGGCGGCGGTGTGGCCAGCGGCGAGCTGCAGGCCGTGGTCGAACGCTTGCGCTCCGTGCTCGAAGAAGGCAGCGGCAGCCGCGGCACCACCGCGGCGATGGCGAGCCTTGCCGAAGCCATCCAGGCGCTGGTCTCGCATATGCGCACCGAGCAGCAGATGATTCGCGAATGGGCCGACGGCCAGGGCGAGCAGAACCGCGAGATCCGGCGGCTGCTGGAGCGGATCGCGCGCCAGCCGGAGAAGAGTTGAGAAGGTATCGTGCCCCGGACGCGACGCAGCAAGAAATGCTGCGTCGCTGAGCCGGGGCCCATCCGAGAGAGACGCTAGGTCCCGGCTCTGCGCAGCAGCGTTTCACGCTGCTAGCCGCGTCCGGGACACGAGAGTGGAGAGTGACGACAATGGCTCTAGCCCGCGCCCGCCGCAGCGAAGGCGGCCTCAACTACTGGCCCGGCTTCGTCGACGCGCTGTCGACGTTGGTGCTGTCGATCGTGTTCCTGCTGTCGGTCTTCCTGGTGGTGCAGTTCTTCCTGTCGCAGGAGGTCACCGGCAAGGACAAGGCGCTGGAGCAGCTCAACGCCAAGATCGCGCAGCTCAACGAGCTGCTGTCGCTGGAGAAGCTCGGCAAGCTCACGCTCGACGATCAGGTCTCGTCGCTGAAGGCCGGGCTCGCCTCGGCAGAGAGCGAGCGCGACCGCATCAAGGGCCTCTATGACGGCTTGGCTGCCGCGGGCAATGACGCGCAAGGCAAGACCTCCGAACTCGGCAAGGCGCTGGATTCGGAGAAAGCCGTCTCGGCGCGGGCGCTGGCGCAGATCGAGGTGCTGAACCAGCAGATCAGCGCGCTGCGCCGGCAACTGGCCGCGCTGGAAGAGGCGCTCGACGCCTCCGAGAAGCGCGACAAGGAATCGCAGAACCGCATCGCCGATCTCGGCTCCCGCCTCAACGTCGCACTGGCGCAGCGCGTGCAGGAATTGTCGCGCTACCGCTCGGAGTTCTTCGGCCGGCTGCGCGCCATCCTCGGCAACCGACCCGACATCCGCATCGTCGGCGACCGCTTCGTGTTCCAGTCCGAAGTGTTCTTCGACACCGGACAGGCGGTGCTTCTGCCCGAGGGCCGCGCCGAGCTCGACACCCTGGCGACCGCGCTGATCGAGCTCGACAAGAAGATCCCGAGCGACATCCCGTGGGTGCTGCGCGTCGACGGCCACACCGACGTGCGGCCGGTCACCGGGTTGAACTTCAAGTCGAACTGGGACCTGTCCGCCGCGCGCTCGATTTCGGTGGTGCAGTATCTGGTCTCGCTCGGCGTGCCCGCCCAGCGCCTTGTCGCCGCCGGCTTCGGCGAATTCCAGCCGCTCGACACCGGCAACACGGAAGAGGCCTACAAACGCAACCGCCGCATCGAGCTGAAGCTGACGGAGCGGTAGTGGCGTCAGATGCACCACAGCTCGTCATTGCCGGGCTTGACCCGGCAATCTATCAAGACGGATTCTTTCGAAGTGGATGGATGGCCGGGTCAAGCCCGGCCGTGACGAGTATAGCCCGATGATCCACCTCCGCCCCTATCGCGTCGAGGACGAGGCCGCCGCGATCGCGCTCTGGCATCGCAGCTGGCAGCAGGCCTATCCGCAGATCGACTTCGCGGCGCGGCTGGAATGGTGGCGCGAACGCTGGCGCAAGGACCTCGTGCCGAAGGCGTCGATCGTCGTCGCCGAACAGGATGACGTCCTCACCGGCTTCGTCACCATCGACCGCGACGGCCATCTCGACCAGCTCGTGGTCGATCCCGCTCATTGGGGCTCGGATGCCGCAAGGCGGCTGGTGGACGAGGCCAAGCGGCTGTCGCCATCGGGCGTCACGCTGCTCGTCAACAAGGACAATTCCCGCGCCATCCGCTTCTACGAGCGCAACGGGTTCGTTCATGCCGGCGACGACGTCAACCCGACCTCGGGCCGGCCGGTGCTGAAGATGCAATGGCGGGCGTGAAGCACGTCACATCGGGATCCCCGGACGTCCGTTGGTCGTTGTCGCCAGAGCAGCGATCACAAGCAGATGGAGACGATCGATGCAGCTGCGCGATCTCGCCAAGGGTTCCTCGGTCTTTGTCGGCGTGATCATCGCCTTCTATGTGTCGACGGCATATGTCGACCGGCGCTTTGCGCCGCAGCTCGCTACGAACGGTCCTGCAGCCTGCGTCGGCGAGGACGGCAGCTGGAAGAATTGGCTGTGGCCGAACGTGCCGGCGCTCTCACCGAAGTGCGAATAGCATCCGTACGCGAAGCTTCCGCCACAATCTCAACTGTCATTCCCCGCGAAGGCGGGGAATCCAGTACGCCGCAGCTTCTCGATTGGTCACGACTGGCTCGGAGTACTGGATCGCCCGCCTGCGCGGGCGATGACGCCGTCGTTGTGGCGACAATCGAAGCCCTCTCACGCGCCTTCAAATTGCAGCCTGGCCAATCTCGCGTAAAGCCCGTTCGCAGCGACGAGCTCGGCATGCGTACCCTGCTCGACGATCCTGCCCTGGTCCATCACCAGGATGCGGTCGCAGGAGAGGACGGTGGCGAGGCGGTGCGCGATCACCAGCGTGGTGCGATGGCGCATCAGTTCTTCCAACGCGGTCTGCACCAGGGTCTCGCTTTCGGCATCGAGCGCGGAGGTGGCTTCATCGAGCAGCAGCAGCGGCGCATCGCGCAGGATGGCGCGCGCGATGGCGATGCGCTGGCGCTGGCCGCCGGAGAGCGTCACGCCGCGTTCGCCGAGCGCCGTCTCGAAGCCTTCCGGCAGGCGGCGGATGAACTCGGCGGCATGCGCGAGCTCGGCGGCGCGCTCGACTTCGGCATCGGTCGCATCGGGCCGGCCGAAGCGGATGTTCTCGCGGGCGCTTGCCGCGAACACCACCGATTCCTGCGGCACCAGCGCGATGCGCGCGCGGACGTCGTGCGGGTCGGCGGACCTGACCGGCACGCCGTCGAGCGCAATCGTGCCGTTGTTGGGATCGTAGAAGCGCAGCAGCAGATGGAAGATCGTGCTCTTGCCGGCGCCGGAGGGGCCGACGATCGCAACCTTCTCTCCGGGCCGCACATTGAAGGAGACGGCATCGAGCACGTTGACGTCGCGCCGCGCCGGATAGGCGAAGCTGACCCGATCGAACCCGACCTCGCCGCGCGCAGGAACCGGCAGCGCACGTGGCGCGGCGGGCGCCGTGATATCTGATTTCACGTGCAGGATCTCGAACAGGCGCTCGGCCGCGCCGGAGGCCGCCGACACTTCGCCCCAGACCTCGCTGAGCTGGCCGAGGCCTGCCGCGGCGAACACCGCATAGAGCACGAACTGGCCGAGCCGGCCCGGTGAGATCGCACCGGTGAGCACGTCGTGCGAGCCGATCCAGAGGATCGCGACCACGCTTGCGAACACGATGAAGATGATGATGGCGGTGAGCACCGCGCGAGCCTGGGTCGAGGTGCGCGCGGCTTCATAGGCCTGCTCGACATTGCCGCCGAAACGCTTTTCGGCGAACTGCTCGCTGGTATAGGCCTGCACGGTGCGGATCGCGCCGACCAGTTCGCCCGCATAGGCCGAAGCGTCGGCGAGCGTGTCCTGCGCATTGCGCGACAGCCGCCGCACCCAGCGCCCGAACGCGACCAGCGGCAGCACGATCAGGGGAATGACGAGCAGCACGAAGCCCGACAATTTCGGGCTGGTGATCACCATCATCGCGGCGGCGCCGAGGAACATCATCAGATTGCGCAGCGCGATCGACACCGAGGCGCCGACGGCGGATTTGATCTGGGTGGTGTCGGCGGTGAGGCGGGAGATCAGCTCGCCGCTGCGCGCGGAATCGAAGAAGGTCGGCGAGAGCGAGAGCAGGTGGCCGAAGACGTCGCGCCTGAGATCGGCGACGATGCGCTCGCCGATCGTCATCACGAGGTAGTAGCGCGCGGCGCTCGCGAGCGCGAGCACGCCGACCACCGCGAGCATCACCGAGAAGTAGCTGTTGATCAGCTCGATGCCTTCGGGCGTCAGGCCGAAATCGATCATCCGGCGCACCGCGACCGGCACCAGCAGCGTGGTCAGCGCGGCGACCGTCAGCGCGACGAAGGCGAGCGCGGCGCGGCCGCGATAACGGCTCACATAGGGCGCGAGCGCGAGCAGCGGCCGGAGTTTCGCACGGCCCTTGGCGGGCTGCTCGATCAGATCGGTCTCGATCGACGGTGTGTCTGCGGAATTCATTTCGGGCTGATCGACATATTGGTCATCAAGCCGTTCCACTGCGCTCATGAGATCCGACCCATTGCATTCGTTAGCTCCCAATAGGCCGGTGCAACAGGAGTGGCAAATCCGGGAAGTCCCTTAGGGGGGCGCCCGGTTCGGCGCGCGCTATGGCTTGTTTTACAGGGGTTCGTGAGGTATAGAGCCGGCCAAATCCGTCATTCGCTAGCCACCCAGAAAGGCGCCGGGGCGCCGAGGAATTGTCATGAAAGCCGAAATTCACCCGAATTATCATACGATTAAGGTCGTCATGACCGACGGAACCGAGTACCTGACCCGCTCCACCTGGGGCAAGGAAGGCGACACGCTGAACCTCGACATCGACCCGAAATCGCACCCGGCCTGGACCGGCGGCAACGCCCAGATCATGGACCGCGGCGGCCGCGTCTCGCGCTTCCAGAAGAAGTTTTCGGGCTTTCTCAAAAAGGATTGATCCGGCTGCAAGGCCGCGACGAAAAACGCCCCTGGGAGACCAGGGGCGTTTTTGTTTGCCGTCATTCGGGACGCGCCTTTTGGCGCGGGCCCGGAATCCATACTCCCGATCCTGGTTATGGATTCCGGGCTCGCGACTTTGTCGCGCCCCGGAATGACGGTGTGATTGTCGATGGCCTACCGCTCGAACGCGGCCTTCAGCGCGTTGAGGTGCGGCACCAGCGGGTTGCCGATCGCGACGTGCTCGGCCGGTGGGGTGTGGATGGTGGTGTCGAGGCGACGCACGCGGGTCTGCAGGCTCATCGAGCGATGGATCAGATCCTGGAGCTGCGCGGGCAGCTTCTCGATGGTGTCGGCGGGGCCCGGATCGGCGGCGGTGAGCTTGACCTTGGTCTTCTCGCGGTTGGCCTGGCTCAGCGTCATCTCGCCTTCCTTCACCGCGCGGTGCAGCAGCAGCCACGAAGCGAGCTGCATCAGGCGCGTGGTGAGGCGCATGCTCTCGGTCGCATAGGTCAGGCTGACGGCGCGGTCGAGCGCCTTGGCTTCGGTGCGGCCGGCGCCGTCGAGATAGGCGGCGGTCTCCTCGACGAGGTCCATACCCTCGCGGAACAGGACGCCGAACGCCGCAGAATTGGTGAACCGCTCGCTGAGTTGAACGAGAGCGCCGTCGGCCTGCAAACGTTCCATGGTTAACGCCCCTTACGCAACTGTTTGACTGTCCGGCTTGGCGCCGGCTTATGATGAACAAATCATTGCGCGGGCAAGACGCGGAGTCCAGTGACAAGCGCGGATATGGTTTCCGCGGGTCATTCCTCGGAATGCAACCGGGATAAGACGCCGAATGTGGGAGCAGACGCCAAAAAAAGAGCCGCCGGAGACCGGCGGCTTTGAAAGTTGATAACAGGGAGGCGTCAAACAGAGTGGACAGGAGCCACTCGGTGTCCAAACGAGGACAGCGCCAGTCATAAACCCGAAAGCTTAATCGACGGTAAACGAGCTAAATTTTTGAGAGTTCGTTAGCCATGTCGGCCAGTGGCCGATCTAAGGTATCGTGCCCCGGACGCGGTGCGGCGCGAAGTGCTGCACTGCTGAGCCGGGGCCTAGAACCTTTTGGCCGAGGTGTTTGGAGAGGCATGGGTCCCGGCTCTGCGGAGCAGCGCTACGCGCTGCACCGCGTCCGGGACACGAGAGTTCCTACTTCTTGAAAAAGCTATCCGCCGCATCGCGCGAAGCGCGCTTCCTGGTGGCGGCTTCTTCCAGTCGTGCGATCTCGGTCTTGAGCAGGGTCACGCGCTCGGTCAGTTCCTCCACCGACAACAGTGAGAGATCCTGTCCGATCTCATGGCTGATCTTCTTGCGCGGGCGGTCGTCGTCTTCCGTCGGCATCCTCGTTCCTCCTGCGTTCGTGTCCTCCAAACGGACCAGGGCGGTTGCCAGCGTGGACCGCGCTGGCTAAGCAATGGCCTCGTTTCCTCCCGCACCTTTGCTCAAGGACACATCATGGACAAGCTGCCCGCGCAAATGACCGTGGTTGCCATCTCCACGCCTGGCGGACCGGAGGTGCTGGTGCCGGAACAACGCGCGGTGCCGCAGCCCGGGCCTGACGAGATCCTGGTCAAGGTCGAGGCCGCGGGCGTGAACCGGCCCGACGTCGCGCAGCGCTCCGGCGCCTATCCGCCGCCGCCCGGCGCCAGCGACCTGCCGGGCCTGGAGATCGCGGGCGAAGTGGTGGCAGTCGGCAGCAATGCCAAGCGGCACAAGATCGGCGACAAGGTGATGTCGCTCGTCGCCGGCGGCGGCTATGCGCAGTACTGCATTGCCCAGGACGCCCAGGCCATGAGCGTGCCGCCGTCGCTCTCGATCAAGGAAGCCGGCGCGTTGCTGGAGACCCTGATGACGGTCTGGCACAACGTGTTCGAGCGCGGAGGCCTCAAGGCCGGCGAGACGCTGCTGATCCATGGCGGCTCCTCCGGCATCGGCACCCTCGCGATCCAGCTTGCCAAAGCGTTCGGTGCGAAGGTGTTCGTCACCGTCGGATCGCAGGACAAGATCGATGCCTGCCTCAAGCTGGGCGCCGACCGCGCCATCAACTACAAAACCGAAGACTTCGTCGCCGTGGTCAAGGAAGAGACCAACAAGGCCGGCGTCAATCTGATCCTCGACATGGTCGCCGGCGACTATGTCGACCGCAACTATGATGCCGCCGCGGTCGACGGCCGTATCGTGCAGATCGCGACGCTCAATGGCCCCAAGGTCAGCGTCAACATCGCCAAGGTGATGGTGAAGCGCCTCACCCATACCGGCTCGACGCTGCGCCCCCGTAGTAATGCAGACAAGGCGGCCATGGTCGCCGCGATCGAACAGAAAGTGATGCCGCTTTTGCGCGAAGGCCGCATCAAGCCGCTGATGGACAGCGCTTTCCCGCTGGAAAAGGCAGCCGATGCGCACCGGCGCATGGAAACCAGCGCACATATTGGCAAAATTGTGTTGGAGGTGTAGGCCGCCGGCCCACAGGGCCGGGCGGAAAGTCTTTGATTTTCCTCGCTTTCGTGGCATCTATCGCGACGCACCGAACCACGTCCGTTCGGTTTGAAATCGCCTCTTAAGAATCGCCTTGCACTCGAAGTTTGCGTCGA comes from Bradyrhizobium sp. CCGE-LA001 and encodes:
- a CDS encoding GNAT family N-acetyltransferase, which translates into the protein MIHLRPYRVEDEAAAIALWHRSWQQAYPQIDFAARLEWWRERWRKDLVPKASIVVAEQDDVLTGFVTIDRDGHLDQLVVDPAHWGSDAARRLVDEAKRLSPSGVTLLVNKDNSRAIRFYERNGFVHAGDDVNPTSGRPVLKMQWRA
- a CDS encoding SAM-dependent methyltransferase, with the protein product MSVVSAIIGTAERVPLPDVVIRAAIQRLCSRTATRLSALGAADDAAFAGRMMLRPISEDADAASGRLDEVPASFFAQVLGPNRKYSCCFYKTDATTLQEAEEEALRQTVEHAGLADGQTILELGCGWGSLSLWMARQFPHTKVTAVSASQAQRAYVEEEARRRGLLNLRVVTADMNVFAPEGQFDRIVSVETFEHMMNWRKLMTRLRAWLAPDGRVFMHVVSHRSGSHLFDRANREDWIAQHMFTSGLMPSHHLVRQFDDIFAIEKEWCWSGTHYQHTANDWLANFDTHRDAIEASLRKVYGEETALWMRRWRWYLLATSGLFGYADGTEWGVSHYRMKAAE
- a CDS encoding ABC transporter ATP-binding protein/permease encodes the protein MSAVERLDDQYVDQPEMNSADTPSIETDLIEQPAKGRAKLRPLLALAPYVSRYRGRAALAFVALTVAALTTLLVPVAVRRMIDFGLTPEGIELINSYFSVMLAVVGVLALASAARYYLVMTIGERIVADLRRDVFGHLLSLSPTFFDSARSGELISRLTADTTQIKSAVGASVSIALRNLMMFLGAAAMMVITSPKLSGFVLLVIPLIVLPLVAFGRWVRRLSRNAQDTLADASAYAGELVGAIRTVQAYTSEQFAEKRFGGNVEQAYEAARTSTQARAVLTAIIIFIVFASVVAILWIGSHDVLTGAISPGRLGQFVLYAVFAAAGLGQLSEVWGEVSAASGAAERLFEILHVKSDITAPAAPRALPVPARGEVGFDRVSFAYPARRDVNVLDAVSFNVRPGEKVAIVGPSGAGKSTIFHLLLRFYDPNNGTIALDGVPVRSADPHDVRARIALVPQESVVFAASARENIRFGRPDATDAEVERAAELAHAAEFIRRLPEGFETALGERGVTLSGGQRQRIAIARAILRDAPLLLLDEATSALDAESETLVQTALEELMRHRTTLVIAHRLATVLSCDRILVMDQGRIVEQGTHAELVAANGLYARLARLQFEGA
- a CDS encoding DUF1192 domain-containing protein — translated: MPTEDDDRPRKKISHEIGQDLSLLSVEELTERVTLLKTEIARLEEAATRKRASRDAADSFFKK
- the rpmE gene encoding 50S ribosomal protein L31, producing MKAEIHPNYHTIKVVMTDGTEYLTRSTWGKEGDTLNLDIDPKSHPAWTGGNAQIMDRGGRVSRFQKKFSGFLKKD
- the rcdA gene encoding protease adaptor protein RcdA; this translates as MERLQADGALVQLSERFTNSAAFGVLFREGMDLVEETAAYLDGAGRTEAKALDRAVSLTYATESMRLTTRLMQLASWLLLHRAVKEGEMTLSQANREKTKVKLTAADPGPADTIEKLPAQLQDLIHRSMSLQTRVRRLDTTIHTPPAEHVAIGNPLVPHLNALKAAFER
- a CDS encoding NAD(P)H-quinone oxidoreductase, whose amino-acid sequence is MDKLPAQMTVVAISTPGGPEVLVPEQRAVPQPGPDEILVKVEAAGVNRPDVAQRSGAYPPPPGASDLPGLEIAGEVVAVGSNAKRHKIGDKVMSLVAGGGYAQYCIAQDAQAMSVPPSLSIKEAGALLETLMTVWHNVFERGGLKAGETLLIHGGSSGIGTLAIQLAKAFGAKVFVTVGSQDKIDACLKLGADRAINYKTEDFVAVVKEETNKAGVNLILDMVAGDYVDRNYDAAAVDGRIVQIATLNGPKVSVNIAKVMVKRLTHTGSTLRPRSNADKAAMVAAIEQKVMPLLREGRIKPLMDSAFPLEKAADAHRRMETSAHIGKIVLEV
- a CDS encoding peptidoglycan -binding protein, with translation MALARARRSEGGLNYWPGFVDALSTLVLSIVFLLSVFLVVQFFLSQEVTGKDKALEQLNAKIAQLNELLSLEKLGKLTLDDQVSSLKAGLASAESERDRIKGLYDGLAAAGNDAQGKTSELGKALDSEKAVSARALAQIEVLNQQISALRRQLAALEEALDASEKRDKESQNRIADLGSRLNVALAQRVQELSRYRSEFFGRLRAILGNRPDIRIVGDRFVFQSEVFFDTGQAVLLPEGRAELDTLATALIELDKKIPSDIPWVLRVDGHTDVRPVTGLNFKSNWDLSAARSISVVQYLVSLGVPAQRLVAAGFGEFQPLDTGNTEEAYKRNRRIELKLTER